Part of the Flavobacterium okayamense genome, TTTTTTTACAATGGGATTCGTGCAAAAAAACCAAAAGTTGAAGTTGATATAAAAGATAAAAGAAACCGCTTTATTTATGGTTTAACACTTTCGTCTTTAAATATGTTTGCAATTCCATATTACGCGTTTGTTAGTTTAACACTTGCTTCAAAAGATGTTTTCCATTTTAGTCTAATTGGAATAATTATTTTTTCAGTTGCGGCAACTTTAGGAACATTTTGCATTTTTTACCTATATGCGGTTTTATTTAAAAAAGTAGAACATAAAGTAGGTTTTATTACAAACAACATCAATTTTTTAATTGCAGCAATAACAGGTTTAGTTGCAGTTTCTTCTTTGTATCAAATGTTAAATGCATGAATTTAGCTAAAGAAGATAGTTTTTTTGAAAAAGTTTACGAAGTCGTTCGTCAAATCCCTTTAGGAAAAGTAACTTCTTATGGAGCTATTGCAAAAGCTATTGGATCTCCTCAATCTTCCAGAATGGTTGGATATGCTATGAATGCTTCGCATAATTTGGGAAATTTACCTGCACATAGAGTTGTTAATCGAAATGGAATGTTAACGGGTAAGCACCATTTTGATGGTACTAATTTAATGCAGCAACTTTTAGAATCTGAAGGAATTAAAGTTGTTGAAAATAAAATTGTTGATTTTGAAAAACATTTTTGGGAACCCAACCCATATAAATAAAATTTATAATACTATTATTAAACTTTTAACAATTGCTTTTTGCCTTTATGCATTTTCAAGGTATCTTTGCAATTAAAATTCAGTCTTAATAAGAATTTAGATAAAAAAATTAAATATTATCTACATATGAAATTAGATAGAAAAGAAATTCTAAAAGCTTTAGAAACAATCACGGTTGCAGGAGAAGGTAAAAATATGGTTGAGAGTGGTGCTGTACAAAATGTACTAACTTTTGGAGATGAAGTTATAGTAGATTTAGTTTTAACTACGCCAGCTTTACATATTAAGAAAAGAGCGGAAGTTGATATAATGAAAGTTATACACGAAAAAGTGTATGAGAAAGCAAAAGTTAAGGTTAATATTAAAGTTGAAACTCCAGCAAAAGAAGAGAATCCAAATCAAATAAAAGGAAAGGAAATTCCTGGAATTAGCAATATTATTGCTGTTTCTTCGGGTAAAGGTGGAGTAGGAAAATCAACAATTACTGCAAATTTAGCAGTTGCTTTAGCCAAAATGGGTTTTAAAGTTGGAGTTTTAGATGCTGATATTTACGGACCATCAATGCCAATAATGTTCGACGTTGAACAAGCAAAACCTGTTTCTGTTGAGGTAGATGGAAAATCGAAAATGCAACCTGTTCAAAGCTACGGCGTTGAAATTTTATCTATCGGATTCTTTACAAAGCCAGACCAAGCGGTAATTTGGAGAGGACCAATGGCTGCAAAAGCATTAAATCAAATGATTTTTGATGCAAATTGGGGAGAGATTGATTTCATGTTAATCGATTTACCACCAGGTACAGGAGATATTCATTTATCTATTATGCAGTCGTTGCCTATAACAGGAGCTGTTGTAGTAAGTACTCCTCAAGCTGTTGCTTTAGCCGATGCTAAAAAAGGTGTAGCAATGTTCAATAACGAAAGTATTAATGTTCCTGTTTTAGGTATTATCGAGAACATGGCATACTTTACACCAGAAGAATTGCCTAATAATAAATACTATATCTTCGGACAAGAAGGAGCAAAAAACTTAGCACAAGATTTACAAGTTCCATTCTTAGGAGAAGTTCCATTAGTTCAAAGTATCCGTGAGGCAGGAGATTACGGTCGTCCAGCAGCTTTGCAAACAGCAACTCCACTAGAGAAATCTTTCGAAGAATTAGCGCGTAATGTAGTTGAAGAAACGGTAAAAAGAAATGAAAGCTTACCACCTTCAGAAGCTATTAAAATAACTACTATGGCTGGTTGTTCAGCAGTTAAAGGAAAGTAAAATGACAACAGTAGAAATAAAAGACAACATCGAAAAAGCATTAAGTGAAATTCGCCCTTTTCTAAATTCAGATGGTGGCGACATTACACTTGTTGAAATTATCGACGACAAACATGTAAAAGTACGTTTAGAAGGTGCTTGTACAAGTTGTAGTTTAAGCATTAGTACTATGAAAGCTGGTGTAGAAACGACGATAAAAAAATATGCACCACAAATAGAAACAGTAGAAAACGTTTCTTAGTTGGGCGTTACCAAGACGAAAAACTACGTTTTTGTCTCGGTCGGGCTGTTTGCTTTATCTTTTTTGTAAGTTTAAGATTTATTGAAAACAAAAAAGGATATCACTTCCATCCCTAACGCAAAACAAAAGGTGACAAATGTCACAAAAATAAAGTTTCAAAATACAGAACTTTGTACTGTAACAATTGAAAGCATAATAGAATGATTGAAACAGATATACTAATAATTGGCGCAGGTCCTACGGGACTTTTCGCTGTTTTTGAAGCGGGTTTATTACAATTAAAATGTCATATCATTGATGCATTACCGCAACCCGGAGGACAATTAGCCGAATTATATCCAAAGAAACCTATATTCGATATTCCAGGTTATCCAGAAGTTTTAGCGGGTGATTTGGTAAATAATTTAATGGAACAAATAAAACAGTTCCAGCCAGGTTTTACTTTAGGAGAAACTGCCGAGACTATAGAAAAACAAGAAGATGGTACCTTTATTGTGACCACAAAAGAAGGGACACAACATAAAGCTAAAGCTATTGCAATTGCTGGTGGTTTAGGAACTTTTGAACCTCGTAAACCAGTTCTAAAAGATATTGAGTTCTACGAAAAAGAAGACCGTGGAGTAGATTATTTTGTAAAAGATCCAGAAAAATATCGTGGCAAAAATATTGTAATTGCTGGTGGTGGCGATTCTGCTTTAGATTGGTCAATTTTCTTATCAAATGTTGCAAATACTGTAACTCTGGTGCATAGAAGAAACGAATTCCGTGGCGCCTTAGATTCTGTTGAAAAAGTAAAAGAATTAAAAGATGCTGGAAAGATTAAATTGGTTACACCTGCTGAGGTTGTAGGCTTTAATGGAAGCGAGAGAGTTACGGCTGTAGATGTTGAAATTAATGGAGCGCGCCAAAAAGTAGAGTGTGATTATTTTATTCCTTTATTTGGTTTAACACCAAAATTAGGACCTATTGCAAACTGGGGATTAGAAATTGAAAAAAATGCAATTAAAGTAAATAACGCATTAGATTATCAAACAAATATTGACGGTATTTATGCAATTGGTGATGTTAATACTTATCCAGGTAAATTAAAATTAATACTTTGTGGTTTTCACGAAGCAACTTTAATGTGCCAAAGTGTTTATAACCGAATCAACCCAGGAAAGCGTTATGTATTAAAATACACTACAGTTTCTGGTGTAGATGGATTTGATGGAACTCGTAAAGAAGCAGAAAAAGCAGTTGTAAAAGCAATCGACTAATGGCTCAAGACGTTACTATAAAAATTACTGATCGAAATGGAGTAACTCACGAAGTTTTAGCTCCAACAGATATGAATATGAACCTTATGGAGTTGATTCGCTCTTATGAATTAGCCGAAGAAGGAACACTTGGAATTTGTGGCGGAATGGCTATGTGTGCCTCATGTCAAGTTTATGTTTTAAACGATGTGGTTCCAATTGATAGAAACCCAGATGAAGATGCTATGCTAGACGAAGCCTATCATGTTCAAGAAAATAGTAGATTAGGTTGCCAAATTCATATTTCTGAAGCATTAGAAGGGTTAGAAGTACAGATAGCGCCAGAACAATAATAAAAAAAGCGAAGATTATTCTTCGCTTTTTTATTTATAATCTTCAAGTTTAGCCGGACCTTCTAAATAATCTTTTACAATTTGAAGTGTTCCGTCTTCTTTAGTATCGATAAACCATTTTATTAATGAAATAGTTCCGTTTACAATTTCAATTCCAGTTATACTTCTTGGGTGAACGCAACTTCCATCGTTAAAATAATGCAAAGCATTTTCACTTGGACTTGGAAATCTTGGACGATGGGTATGACCTGTAATTGTAATTTTGTTTCCGTTGTCAGCTATCCATTTTTTAATTCTTCGCTCAACTTTTATAAGTTCGACATAATTTTTTGCTGGACTTGTTGGGTCTTTTATGCCCCAAACTTGTAAAGGTTTCCACAAAACCCGAACCATAAATCGGTTTATTTTCCAACCGACATAATTCATAAAATCAGCTTGATGTCCGTGTGTTAAAAATAATTCTTGCTTGGTTTCGCTATTTTCTAAAACAATTCCTTCGTAATATTTAATATTGGGAAATAATGGTACATCTTTACCTTTTCTCGCATCAAAATAGGTAGATAGTTTCTTTTTTAAAATGGTTTCATTCCTATAAACCATATCATGATTGCCATAAATCATGTGTAGTCGGTTTTCAAAATGAAATTTCTGTAGTAACAAATACACGTTTTTATTAGCCTCAAAAATGGTTTTAAAAAATAAATTTTCCCATAACTCATCGCCATCGCCTAATTCAATGTATGAAAAACCTTCTTTAAAGTAATTTTGTAAGGCATGGAAATAAATGTTGCGATTGTTTGCAAAATCATCTGCAAAACTTGCATCACCGCGATGGCAATCACTAAATAAAATAAATTTATCTTGATTGCTAAACTGAATTCGCTTGGCTTCTTTATAGGCTTTGTTTAATCTATTTTGAGATGACATTTTTATAAATTAAAACATAAAGATAAAAAAAAGAGCCAAACGGCTCTTTTAACATATTAATTCTTTTTCTTTTATCTGTTCTTCAATTGCATTCCATAATTGAATGCGGTGTTCAAGTGCTAAGATTGAAATTTCTTCCGCCTCTTGCCATTTTTTATCGTCATTTCCACATAATTCTTCTATCATTTTCATAGCCATTGGTCCATGTTCATCAGCGTCAAGTTCTA contains:
- a CDS encoding Mrp/NBP35 family ATP-binding protein, whose amino-acid sequence is MKLDRKEILKALETITVAGEGKNMVESGAVQNVLTFGDEVIVDLVLTTPALHIKKRAEVDIMKVIHEKVYEKAKVKVNIKVETPAKEENPNQIKGKEIPGISNIIAVSSGKGGVGKSTITANLAVALAKMGFKVGVLDADIYGPSMPIMFDVEQAKPVSVEVDGKSKMQPVQSYGVEILSIGFFTKPDQAVIWRGPMAAKALNQMIFDANWGEIDFMLIDLPPGTGDIHLSIMQSLPITGAVVVSTPQAVALADAKKGVAMFNNESINVPVLGIIENMAYFTPEELPNNKYYIFGQEGAKNLAQDLQVPFLGEVPLVQSIREAGDYGRPAALQTATPLEKSFEELARNVVEETVKRNESLPPSEAIKITTMAGCSAVKGK
- a CDS encoding metallophosphoesterase, producing the protein MSSQNRLNKAYKEAKRIQFSNQDKFILFSDCHRGDASFADDFANNRNIYFHALQNYFKEGFSYIELGDGDELWENLFFKTIFEANKNVYLLLQKFHFENRLHMIYGNHDMVYRNETILKKKLSTYFDARKGKDVPLFPNIKYYEGIVLENSETKQELFLTHGHQADFMNYVGWKINRFMVRVLWKPLQVWGIKDPTSPAKNYVELIKVERRIKKWIADNGNKITITGHTHRPRFPSPSENALHYFNDGSCVHPRSITGIEIVNGTISLIKWFIDTKEDGTLQIVKDYLEGPAKLEDYK
- a CDS encoding 2Fe-2S iron-sulfur cluster-binding protein, producing the protein MAQDVTIKITDRNGVTHEVLAPTDMNMNLMELIRSYELAEEGTLGICGGMAMCASCQVYVLNDVVPIDRNPDEDAMLDEAYHVQENSRLGCQIHISEALEGLEVQIAPEQ
- a CDS encoding NAD(P)/FAD-dependent oxidoreductase; translated protein: MIETDILIIGAGPTGLFAVFEAGLLQLKCHIIDALPQPGGQLAELYPKKPIFDIPGYPEVLAGDLVNNLMEQIKQFQPGFTLGETAETIEKQEDGTFIVTTKEGTQHKAKAIAIAGGLGTFEPRKPVLKDIEFYEKEDRGVDYFVKDPEKYRGKNIVIAGGGDSALDWSIFLSNVANTVTLVHRRNEFRGALDSVEKVKELKDAGKIKLVTPAEVVGFNGSERVTAVDVEINGARQKVECDYFIPLFGLTPKLGPIANWGLEIEKNAIKVNNALDYQTNIDGIYAIGDVNTYPGKLKLILCGFHEATLMCQSVYNRINPGKRYVLKYTTVSGVDGFDGTRKEAEKAVVKAID
- a CDS encoding NifU family protein, translating into MTTVEIKDNIEKALSEIRPFLNSDGGDITLVEIIDDKHVKVRLEGACTSCSLSISTMKAGVETTIKKYAPQIETVENVS
- a CDS encoding LysE family transporter; the protein is MDFILTFILGFFIAALGIIAPGMLNMTIAKLSVEENKRNALLFAFGAVSVVLIQSFVGAYFAKFLDANPHFSDNLKKFGTVIFILLTVFFFYNGIRAKKPKVEVDIKDKRNRFIYGLTLSSLNMFAIPYYAFVSLTLASKDVFHFSLIGIIIFSVAATLGTFCIFYLYAVLFKKVEHKVGFITNNINFLIAAITGLVAVSSLYQMLNA
- a CDS encoding MGMT family protein, whose protein sequence is MNLAKEDSFFEKVYEVVRQIPLGKVTSYGAIAKAIGSPQSSRMVGYAMNASHNLGNLPAHRVVNRNGMLTGKHHFDGTNLMQQLLESEGIKVVENKIVDFEKHFWEPNPYK